One genomic segment of Choristoneura fumiferana chromosome Z, NRCan_CFum_1, whole genome shotgun sequence includes these proteins:
- the LOC141437831 gene encoding innexin inx1-like: MRDALPGEHPRPDVDDGQLPRGEFLNYGTRVLGYSDVPQEKRYDPMIYIFPRVTKCTFHKYGSSGSIQTHDSLCVLPLNMVNEKTYIFLWFWYLILAVVLALLVIYRMIIMCVPGIRPRLLHARSRSVAMETAWAVSRHLDVGDWWLLYMLARNMDPIIYREFLEELSKRMEEKPTSRA, from the exons ATGCGAGATGCTCTGCCTGGGGAACATCCTCGCCCAGATGTGGATGATGGACAGCTTCCTAGGGGAGAGTTCTTGAACTACGGCACCAGGGTCCTGGGCTACAGCGACGTTCCTCAGGAGAAGAG GTACGACCCGATGATCTACATATTCCCGCGGGTCACCAAATGCACTTTCCACAAGTACGGTTCGTCGGGCAGCATCCAGACGCATGACAGTTTGTGTGTGCTCCCTCTGAACATGGTGAACGAGAAGACGTATATATTCTTGTGGTTCTGGTACTTGATACTAGCTGTTGTGTTGGCATTGCTCGTTATCTACAG AATGATCATCATGTGCGTGCCTGGCATCCGTCCGCGGCTGTTGCACGCGAGGTCCCGGTCCGTTGCCATGGAAACAGCGTGGGCGGTCAGCCGCCATCTTGACGTCGGGGATTGGTGGTTGCTATACATGCTCGCGCGCAACATGGACCCAATCATATACAG GGAGTTCTTGGAGGAGCTGTCAAAACGAATGGAAGAGAAGCCGACGTCGCGTGCGTGA